The genome window CTTCGACGACGACCCCGCCGGTGCGCTCGACGTGCGCTGCTCGGCCGACCCGTGCCTGACCCCCGGCGCCGAGGTCGCCGCCACCGTGCAGGTGCGGGTCCCGCTGCCGTTCGTGCCGACCTTCGTGGGTGACGTCGTCCCGCTCGAGGTGCCGGTGCGCGCGGAGCGTGTGGCACCGGTCGACACCTACCGGGTCGCGCGGTGAGGCGCGTGCCGGCCGGGCACCGGCGCGCGGCGCGGGGCGATGCCCGGGCGGGTGACGAGGGGCGGGGGCGTGACGAGGGGCAGGTGATGATCCTGTCCCTCGGGTTCGGTGTGGTCGCGATCCTGCTGGTGCTGGTCATCACGGCCGCCACCGGGGTGCACCTCGACCGCAAGCGGCTGCTGGCGCTGGCCGACCTCGCGGCGCTGTCCGCCGCGGACCAGGTGAGCACCACGTACTTCGGTGAGCCCCAGAGCCGCGCCTCCGGCGGGATCCCGCTGACCGACGCCACGGTCCGTGCCGCGGTCGAGGAGTACGTGCGCGACCACCCCGAGCCGGCGGCACGCTGGGACGGCGTCCGGGTGCTCGAAGCCACCACGCCGGACGGGCGCTCCGCCGTCGTACGGCTGGGTGCGCTGACGCGTCCACCGCTCGTGACGTGGGTGCTGGCGCCGTGGAGCGACGGGATCGAGCTGGTCGTCGGCGCGAGCGCTCGCGCGTCCTGACCCCCGCCGGACCGGGGCGCCAGGGCGACCTCCCCCGGTTGTCCTTCCCGACGTGCGGCGGGACGATCGGGGCGTCACCGAGCGTCGAGGAGGACGCCATGGAGGGGCACGTGGTCGCGGGGTACGACGGGTCGCCGGAGGCGGTGACAGCGGTGCGGTGGGCGGCAGGGTCCGCGAAGCGGCTCGGGGTGCCCCTGAACGTCGTCCACGTGTGGGGCCTCGCCGGGCACCTGGACGCACCGCCGCTGAGCGCGGCGTCCGCGTACGTGCGGGCCGGTGCGCAGGAGGTCGCGGACGAGGGCGCCGAGGTCGCGCGCCTCGCGGAGCCCGGCCTCGAGGTGGTCGCCGTCCTCGACGACGGTCCACCGGCGCGTGCGCTCGTGCGGCGGGCCGAGGGTGCGGTGCTCATCGTGCTGGGCCGGCACGGCTCGGCCCGGCTGTCCGGCGTGCTCCTGGGCTCCGTCGCGCTCGGCACGGTGCAGCACGCGCCGTGCCCGGTCGTCGTCGTCCCCAGGACGCAGGTGGACCCGGCGGCGACGGACCTGGTCGTCGTCGGTGTGGACGGCTCGGCCCACTCCCTGGGGGCCGTCGACGCCGCCGGTCGCTACGCGACGGGCGCCGGTGCGCGCCTGCGGGTCGTGGCCTGCTGGCAGGAGCCGACGCGTGGCCGATCCCTCGCAGGCTGGTTGCGCGAGAACCCCGGAGTGCCGCTCGCGGACCTCGCGCGGACGCGTGCCGAGGGGGCCGTCGACGCGGCCGCGGCCCGGCTCCGCGAGCGGTGCCCCGAGGTGCAGGTGGAGCGGGTCGTGGAGGAGGGGCCGGCGCCGCACGTCCTGGCACGGCACGCCGAGAAGGCCGACCTGCTGGTGGTCGGCACGCGCGGGCGCGGCGGGTTCGCGGGGCTCGTGCTGGGCTCCGTGAGCCAGTGGCTGGTGGCGCGGGCGTCGTGCCCCGTCCTGGTCTCGCGCGCCGCACCGGACTGACGGGGGCGGGGCCGCAGGGAGCGGGTAACCTGGTCGGTCGTGGCCACCACCGACTTCCCTGCCGAGCTCCGCCAGCTGCGCACCACGCTGGAGTCGATCGAGACGGTGAGCGACCCGACCGCCCTCGAGGCGAAGATCGCTCTGCTCTCCGACCAGGCCTCGGTGCCGAACCTGTGGGACGACCCCGACGAGGGGCAGAAGGTGACGAGCGCGCTGTCCGCCGCGCAGTCCGAGCTGGAGCGGGTCAACCGGCTCCGCTCGCGCATCGACGACCTCGAGACGCTGGCGCAGATGGCCGCCGAGGAGAACGACGAGGACACGCTGGCCGAGGCCGAGGCCGAGCTCGTCGGCATCCGCAAGGACCTGGGTGAGCTCGAGGTCCGCACCCTGCTCGCGGGTCCGTACGACCAGCGCGACGCCGTCGTGACGATCCGCGCGGGCGCGGGTGGCGTCGACGCGGCCGACTTCGCCGAGATGCTGTTGCGCATGTACCTGCGCTGGGCCGAGCGCCACGGGTACGCCACGACGGTGCTCGACACCTCCTACGCCGAGGAGGCCGGCCTCAAGAGCGCGACCTTCGAGGTGAAGACCCCCTACGCGTTCGGCCACCTGTCGGTCGAGGCCGGTACGCACCGCCTCGTGCGCATCTCGCCGTTCGACAACCAGGGGCGCCGCCAGACCTCCTTCGCGGCCGTCGAGGTCATCCCGCTCATCGAGCAGACGGACTCGGTCGACATCCCCGAGTCCGAGATCAAGGTCGATGTCTTCCGGTCCTCCGGCCCCGGCGGGCAGTCCGTCAACACCACGGACTCCGCCGTCCGCATGACCCACATCCCCACGGGCATCGTCGTGTCCATGCAGAACGAGAAGTCGCAGATCCAGAACCGCGCCGCCGCGCTGCGGGTCCTGCAGTCGCGGCTGCTCCTGCAGCGCCAGGAGGAGGAGCGGGCCGCGAAGAAGGAGATGGCCGGCGACGTCAAGGCGAGCTGGGGCGACCAGATGCGCTCCTACGTCCTGCAGCCGTACCAGATGGTCAAGGACCTGCGCACCGAGCACGAGGTCGGCAACCCGTCGGCCGTCTTCGACGGTGAGATCGACGACTTCATCGAGGCGGGCGTCCGCTGGCGGCGCGCGCAGCAGGGCCTCGACGACTGACGCCGGGCCGCACCGCGCGGCAGCGTCCGGCGGGTGCGCAGGGACGGACCGGGACGACCCGGACACCGGTTCACGAGACCGCCGATTCACAGGGGTGCGGGCGGCGTGTCCTGCCCTCGTCGGGGTGACGACCTTCCTACCCTCGATGAGGCCCGCGGCCTGCGGGCGGCCACGGGTACGCCCGGGGGCAGGACGAGGCGAGGTCGGCTGTGATCCGGTTCGAGAACGTGACGAAGGTCTACGCGCGTGGTGCACGGCCCGCGCTGGACCGGGTGTCGCTCGACGTCGAACGCGGTGAGTTCGTGTTCCTCGTCGGGGCCTCCGGGTCCGGCAAGTCGACCTTCCTGCGGCTCGTGATGCGCGAGGAGCGGGCGTCGGCGGGCAAGGTGTTCGTCGCCGGCAAGGAGCTCGGCACGCTGTCGAGCTGGAAGGTCCCGCACCTGCGCCGGCAGATCGGCGCCGTGTTCCAGGACTTCCGCCTGCTGCCCACCAAGTCCGTCTTCGAGAACGTCGCGTTCGCCCTGCAGGTCATCGGCAAGCCGCGGCACCACATCCTGACGACCGTGCCGGACGTGCTCGACATGGTCGGCCTGGCCGGCAAGGAGAAGCGGCGGCCGCACGAGCTGTCGGGAGGCGAGCAGCAGCGCGTCGCCATCGCCCGCGCCTTCGTCAACCGGCCCTCGATCCTGCTGGCCGACGAGCCCACCGGCAACCTCGACCCGACGACGTCCCTGGGGATCATGCGCCTGCTCGACCGCATCAACCGCACCGGCACCACCGTGGTCATGGCCACCCACGACGACGAGATCGTCGACCAGATGCGCAAGCGCGTCATCGAGCTGAGCACGGGCGAGATGGTGCGCGACCAGTCGCGCGGCGTCTACGGCTCGGACCGCTGAGGGGGCCGGCAGATGCGCGCCCAGTTCATCCTCTCCGAGATCGGCATCGGCCTGCGCCGGAACCTGTCGATGACGATCTCGGTCGTCCTCGTGACGTTCGTGTGCCTGACGTTCCTCGGCGCCGCGGCACTGCTGCAGGCGCAGATCGACAAGATGAAGGACGACTGGTACGACAAGGTCGAGGTCTCGGTCTTCCTGTGCCCGGCGAACTCCGCCGCCCCGACCTGCGCGGCCGGTGAGGTCACCCAGGAGCAGCGCGACGACATCCTCGCGGCCCTCGAGGCGCCGCAGGTCGACGCCTTCGTCCAGGAGATCTACCCGGAGTCCAAGGAGCAGGCCTTCGAGGCGTTCCAGCGGCAGTTCGGCGACCAGTTCTGGGCGTCGGCCGCCACTGCGGACGACATGAACGCGTCCCTGCGCATCAAGCTGAGCGACCCGGAGCAGTACCAGGTGGTCGCCGACGTGGTCTCGGGACGTCCGGGGGTGGAGTCCGTCGAGGACCAGCGAAGGCTGTTCGACAACCTGTTCCTGGTGCTCGACCGCGCGACGTGGGCAGCGGGTGGGCTGGCGGCGATCATGCTGCTCGCGGCCGTGCTGCTCATCACCACGACCATCCGGCTCTCCGCGCTGAGCCGCAAGCGCGAGACGGGCATCATGCGGCTCGTCGGCGCCTCGACGCTGTTCATCCAGCTCCCGTTCATGCTCGAGGGCGTCATCGCCGCGACGCTGGGCGCCGCACTGGCGATCGGCGGGCTGTGGCTGGGTGTCGAGTACCTCGTCACCGACTGGCTGGGCCAGTCCGTCACCTGGATCCCGTACGTGAGCACGTCCGACGTCCTGGCGGTCGCACCGCTGCTGGTCCTCGTGGCACTCGTCCTCGCGGCGATCTCATCCCTGGTCACCCTGAGCCGATACACGAAGGTATGACCATGCGTCGAACCGACCGCACGTCGCCCACCGTCGCCCCGCGGCACCCGCGGCACCCGCTGCGGGCGCTCGTCGCGCTGCTGTCCGCCCTCGCGGTCGCGCTGCCCGCGCTGCTCGTGGGTGCGGGCCCCGCGGTGGCCGACGACCTGTCGAACCGCCGCGCGGCGAGCGAGAAGCGCGCCGCGGCGGCCGACCAGCGCGCCGCCGACCTCGCGGAGGCGATCGAGGAGCTCAGCGGGGAGCTGGCCGCCGCGCTGTCCAGGCTCGCCGAGGTCGAGGCCCAGCTGCCGGTCGCGCAGGCGCGGCTCGACGAGGCCGTCGCGGCGGCGCAGGCCGCGCAGCGCGAGGCCGAGATCCTGGCGGCGAGGCTCCAGGCCGCGCGGGACGAGGAGGCCGCGATCACCGAGCAGATCGCCGTCGACGACGCCCGCGAGCAGGAGATCCGCACGGCCATCGGGCAGATGGCGCGCGAGGCGTACAAGGGTGGGCGGGACGTCTCCGGCATGAGCGTCATGCTCGACGCCGAGAGCTCGCAGGACTTCGTCGAGAAGTACGGCCTGGTGTCGACCGCGCTGCGCACGCAGACGCAGGTGCTCGACGAGCTGACGGCGCTGGCCGCGAAGAACAAGAACGCCCAGGCCCGGCAGACCGCCGTGCGCGCCAAGGTCGACGAGCTGAAGGTCGCCGCCGACGCCAAGCTCGAGGAGGCCCGGCAGGCGCAGGCCGAGGCCGAGTCCGCCAAGGCGGAGGTGGAGCGGCTCGTCGCGGAGCAGCAGCAGCGCAAGGCCGACATCGAGTCGCGCAAGTCGGAGGCGCAGGCGCAGGTCGCCGCGAACGACGCCGAGCGCGCGCAGGTCGCCAACGAGCTGTCCGCGATCATCGAGCAGCAGCGCGTCCAGCGGGAGAAGGAGGAGGCGGCGCGTCGTGCCGCCGCGCAGGCCGGTGGCGGTGGCGGCGGTGGTGGCGGCGGTGGCGGCGGCGGGGGCAGCGCCCAGCCCGGCGGCGTACGGCCGGGCGCGATGTTCGCCAACCCGACGGCGCACAACCCGATCGTCGTGACGTCCGAGTACGGCAACCGGCTGCACCCGGTGCTCGGCTACTACCGCTTGCACGCCGGGATCGACCTGCGCGACCGCTGCGGCGAGCCGGTGTACGCGGGCCGCGACGGCACGGTGCAGTGGGCCCGCCACCGCAGCGGCTACGGCGGGCAGGTGATGGTCGACCACGGGTGGGTCAACGGCTCCTCGCTGATGTCGAGCTACAACCACATGTCGTCGTTCGCCGTGGGCGGTGGCGCGCAGGTCCGCGCCGGTCAGCTGCTCGGCTACGCCGGCAACACCGGGACGTCGGCCGCGTGCCACCTGCACTTCGAGGTGTACGTCAACGGCGGCACGGTGAACCCGCGTTCCTACCTCGGGCTCTGAGCCCCCGCGTCCGCGGTCGGCGAATGACCGGGGGACCGCGCGCACGTCGCCGGTAGGCTCGTCATCGGTGCGACGTCCGTCGCGCCCCGCCCGTCCCGGGCGATCCTCGTTCGGTTGCCAGCGTGCGCCGGACCAGCACCAGGAACGGAGGGCCGTGTCGTGGCGAAGGCGAAGGCCGACGGCCGCACGATGGTCGCCGCCAACCGCAAGGCCCGGCACGACTACCTCATCCAGGACGTGCTCGAGGCCGGGCTCGTCCTGACGGGGACCGAGGTGAAGGCGCTGCGCGCCGGACGCGCGTCCCTCGTCGACGGCTGGGGCGAGATCGAGAACGGGGAGGCGTGGCTGCACGGCGTCCACATCCCGGAGTACTCGCAGGGCACCTGGACCAACCACGCGCCGCGCCGCAAGCGCAAGATGCTCCTGCACCGTGAGGAGATCGAGCGGCTCGAGGCCCGCACGCGCGAGAAGGGCCACACGATCGTGCCGCTCGCGCTGTACTTCCTCGACGGGCGCGCGAAGGTCGAGATCGCGCTGGCCGTCGGCAAGAAGGAGTGGGACAAGCGCCAGGCGCTGCGCGAGCGGCAGGACAACCTCGAGTCGCAGCGGGCGATCCGCGAGCGACGCGACCGGTGACCGTCGTGCGGTCGTCGCTCCCCGGTGCACCGGGCGAGCCCGCTGTCGCCCGTGCAGTGCGTCGCCTCGCGGTCCTGGGCCTCGTGCTGCTGCTCGCGCTCGGGGCGATCCTCCTGGCGCCACCGGTCGCGCTGGCCTCGTCCGGCCGCGCCGACCTGAGCACGGGACGCGAGATCACGCGCTACGACGTGACGGCCGACGCGGCCGCCGACGGCACCGTGGACGTGGTGATCGACTTCGACTTCGACTTCGGCGACGATCCCGGCCACGGCCCGTACCTGACGTTCCCGACCCGCGTGTCCTACGACGACGAG of Cellulomonas dongxiuzhuiae contains these proteins:
- the ftsX gene encoding permease-like cell division protein FtsX translates to MRAQFILSEIGIGLRRNLSMTISVVLVTFVCLTFLGAAALLQAQIDKMKDDWYDKVEVSVFLCPANSAAPTCAAGEVTQEQRDDILAALEAPQVDAFVQEIYPESKEQAFEAFQRQFGDQFWASAATADDMNASLRIKLSDPEQYQVVADVVSGRPGVESVEDQRRLFDNLFLVLDRATWAAGGLAAIMLLAAVLLITTTIRLSALSRKRETGIMRLVGASTLFIQLPFMLEGVIAATLGAALAIGGLWLGVEYLVTDWLGQSVTWIPYVSTSDVLAVAPLLVLVALVLAAISSLVTLSRYTKV
- the ftsE gene encoding cell division ATP-binding protein FtsE, whose amino-acid sequence is MIRFENVTKVYARGARPALDRVSLDVERGEFVFLVGASGSGKSTFLRLVMREERASAGKVFVAGKELGTLSSWKVPHLRRQIGAVFQDFRLLPTKSVFENVAFALQVIGKPRHHILTTVPDVLDMVGLAGKEKRRPHELSGGEQQRVAIARAFVNRPSILLADEPTGNLDPTTSLGIMRLLDRINRTGTTVVMATHDDEIVDQMRKRVIELSTGEMVRDQSRGVYGSDR
- a CDS encoding pilus assembly protein TadG-related protein, encoding MILSLGFGVVAILLVLVITAATGVHLDRKRLLALADLAALSAADQVSTTYFGEPQSRASGGIPLTDATVRAAVEEYVRDHPEPAARWDGVRVLEATTPDGRSAVVRLGALTRPPLVTWVLAPWSDGIELVVGASARAS
- a CDS encoding M23 family metallopeptidase, encoding MRRTDRTSPTVAPRHPRHPLRALVALLSALAVALPALLVGAGPAVADDLSNRRAASEKRAAAADQRAADLAEAIEELSGELAAALSRLAEVEAQLPVAQARLDEAVAAAQAAQREAEILAARLQAARDEEAAITEQIAVDDAREQEIRTAIGQMAREAYKGGRDVSGMSVMLDAESSQDFVEKYGLVSTALRTQTQVLDELTALAAKNKNAQARQTAVRAKVDELKVAADAKLEEARQAQAEAESAKAEVERLVAEQQQRKADIESRKSEAQAQVAANDAERAQVANELSAIIEQQRVQREKEEAARRAAAQAGGGGGGGGGGGGGGGSAQPGGVRPGAMFANPTAHNPIVVTSEYGNRLHPVLGYYRLHAGIDLRDRCGEPVYAGRDGTVQWARHRSGYGGQVMVDHGWVNGSSLMSSYNHMSSFAVGGGAQVRAGQLLGYAGNTGTSAACHLHFEVYVNGGTVNPRSYLGL
- a CDS encoding universal stress protein, which codes for MEGHVVAGYDGSPEAVTAVRWAAGSAKRLGVPLNVVHVWGLAGHLDAPPLSAASAYVRAGAQEVADEGAEVARLAEPGLEVVAVLDDGPPARALVRRAEGAVLIVLGRHGSARLSGVLLGSVALGTVQHAPCPVVVVPRTQVDPAATDLVVVGVDGSAHSLGAVDAAGRYATGAGARLRVVACWQEPTRGRSLAGWLRENPGVPLADLARTRAEGAVDAAAARLRERCPEVQVERVVEEGPAPHVLARHAEKADLLVVGTRGRGGFAGLVLGSVSQWLVARASCPVLVSRAAPD
- the smpB gene encoding SsrA-binding protein SmpB, with translation MVAANRKARHDYLIQDVLEAGLVLTGTEVKALRAGRASLVDGWGEIENGEAWLHGVHIPEYSQGTWTNHAPRRKRKMLLHREEIERLEARTREKGHTIVPLALYFLDGRAKVEIALAVGKKEWDKRQALRERQDNLESQRAIRERRDR
- the prfB gene encoding peptide chain release factor 2 → MATTDFPAELRQLRTTLESIETVSDPTALEAKIALLSDQASVPNLWDDPDEGQKVTSALSAAQSELERVNRLRSRIDDLETLAQMAAEENDEDTLAEAEAELVGIRKDLGELEVRTLLAGPYDQRDAVVTIRAGAGGVDAADFAEMLLRMYLRWAERHGYATTVLDTSYAEEAGLKSATFEVKTPYAFGHLSVEAGTHRLVRISPFDNQGRRQTSFAAVEVIPLIEQTDSVDIPESEIKVDVFRSSGPGGQSVNTTDSAVRMTHIPTGIVVSMQNEKSQIQNRAAALRVLQSRLLLQRQEEERAAKKEMAGDVKASWGDQMRSYVLQPYQMVKDLRTEHEVGNPSAVFDGEIDDFIEAGVRWRRAQQGLDD